A single window of Helicobacter pylori DNA harbors:
- a CDS encoding sodium-dependent transporter — protein MGKFSKLGFILATLGSSIGLGHIWRFPYMVGHNGGSAFVLLYLVLTLSLGIAMLLVEMLIGNLGKKDVVSNYQILDPKRKKYYPFTSFFILGGPLILSFYAVVLGWVLYYLFVVTFDLPKDLEQAKMQFSTLQNGSLIWSVIGFSACLLSTIWFVSRGIEEGIEKLNVVLMPLLFVIFIGLLIYAMTLESMPKALRFLFNFEIQKIDFKVVMDALGQMFFSLSLGVGTIITYSAFTPKKENLLKSSLFIVLPGILISLIAGVMIFTFVFEYHADVSQGPGLVFISLPLTFAKMGTSGQIVSLFFFMALVFAGITSTVSLIEPLALYLINRFNFSRLKASLWIGIVVYILGVLVILSMNERYAKFLSFAHKSVFGWLDFITSSFLMPLGGLFSVLFVGWILNKKRSFLATKHFFNANAFKAWHFSVRFIAPVVILAIFILQFK, from the coding sequence ATGGGAAAATTTTCTAAATTAGGCTTTATTTTAGCCACTTTGGGTAGCTCTATCGGTTTAGGGCATATTTGGCGCTTTCCCTATATGGTAGGTCATAATGGGGGGAGTGCGTTTGTGCTTTTATATCTGGTGCTAACCTTGAGTTTAGGCATTGCTATGCTTTTAGTAGAAATGCTGATTGGGAATTTGGGTAAAAAAGATGTTGTTTCTAATTATCAAATCTTAGATCCTAAAAGGAAAAAATATTACCCTTTCACTTCCTTTTTTATTTTAGGCGGTCCTCTCATTTTATCCTTTTATGCGGTGGTGTTAGGCTGGGTGCTTTACTATCTTTTTGTAGTAACTTTTGATTTGCCTAAAGATTTAGAGCAAGCTAAAATGCAATTTAGCACGCTCCAAAATGGCAGTTTAATCTGGTCTGTTATTGGCTTTAGCGCATGCTTATTGTCGACAATATGGTTTGTTTCTAGGGGGATTGAAGAGGGGATTGAAAAATTAAATGTCGTGCTGATGCCCTTATTGTTTGTGATTTTTATAGGGCTTTTAATCTATGCGATGACTTTAGAAAGCATGCCTAAAGCTTTGCGCTTTTTATTTAATTTTGAGATTCAAAAGATTGATTTTAAGGTTGTGATGGACGCTTTAGGGCAGATGTTCTTTTCTTTGAGTTTGGGGGTAGGCACGATCATTACTTATTCAGCTTTCACGCCTAAAAAAGAAAATCTACTCAAAAGCTCTTTATTTATTGTTTTACCGGGTATTTTAATTTCTTTGATTGCTGGGGTGATGATTTTCACCTTTGTGTTTGAATACCATGCAGATGTTTCTCAAGGGCCAGGGCTTGTTTTTATTTCCTTACCTTTGACTTTCGCTAAAATGGGAACAAGCGGGCAGATTGTTTCGCTTTTTTTCTTTATGGCGCTTGTTTTTGCCGGGATCACTTCTACGGTTTCTTTGATAGAGCCTTTAGCGCTTTATTTAATCAATCGTTTTAATTTTTCGCGCCTTAAGGCGTCGCTATGGATAGGGATTGTTGTGTATATTTTAGGCGTTTTGGTCATTCTTTCTATGAATGAACGATACGCTAAGTTTTTGAGTTTTGCTCATAAGAGCGTGTTTGGGTGGCTGGATTTCATCACTTCTTCATTTTTAATGCCTTTGGGAGGCTTGTTTTCAGTCTTGTTTGTAGGATGGATTTTAAATAAAAAGCGCTCTTTTTTAGCCACGAAGCATTTCTTTAACGCAAACGCTTTTAAAGCGTGGCATTTTAGCGTTCGTTTTATCGCGCCTGTAGTGATTTTAGCGATTTTCATCTTGCAATTTAAGTGA
- the gyrB gene encoding DNA topoisomerase (ATP-hydrolyzing) subunit B has protein sequence MQNYQSHSIKVLKGLEGVRKRPGMYIGDTNVGGLHHMVYEVVDNAVDESMAGFCDTINITLTSEGSCIVEDNGRGIPVDIHPTEKIPACTVVLTILHAGGKFDNDTYKVSGGLHGVGVSVVNALSKRLIMTIKKEGQIYRQEFEKGIPISELEIIGKTKSAKESGTTIEFFPDESVMEVVEFQAGILQKRFKEMAYLNDGLKISFKEEKTQLQETYFYKDGLKQFVKDSAKKELLTPIIAFKSMDEETRTSIEVALAYADDYNENTLSFVNNIKTSEGGTHEAGFKMGLSKAILQYIDNNIKTKESRPISEDIKEGLIAVVSLKMSEPLFEGQTKSKLGSSYARALVSKLVYDKIHQFLEENPNEAKIIANKALLAAKAREASKKARELTRKKDNLSVGTLPGKLADCQSKDPLESEIFLVEGDSAGGSAKQGRDRVFQAILPLKGKILNVEKSHLSKILKSEEIKNMITAFGCGIQESFDIERLRYHKIIIMTDADVDGSHIQTLLMTFFYRYLRPLIEQGHVYIAQAPLYKYKKGKTEIYLKDSVALDHFLIEHGINSVDIEGIGKNDLMNLLKVARHYRYTLLELEKRYNLLEILRFLIETKDALSLDMKVLEKSILEKLEGLNYQILRSFATEESLHLHTQTPKGLVEFNLDDNLFKEVLFEEAHYTYQKLMEYNLDFLEDKDILAFLEEVENHAKKGANIQRYKGLGEMNPNDLWETTMHKENRSLIKLKIEDLEKTDAVFSLCMGDEVEPRRAFIQAHAKDVKQLDV, from the coding sequence ATGCAAAATTACCAGAGCCATAGTATTAAGGTTTTAAAAGGCTTAGAGGGGGTTAGGAAACGCCCTGGAATGTATATTGGCGATACCAATGTGGGTGGGTTGCACCACATGGTGTATGAAGTCGTAGATAACGCTGTAGATGAGAGCATGGCGGGTTTTTGCGATACGATTAATATCACTTTGACTAGTGAGGGGTCATGCATTGTAGAAGATAACGGGCGAGGCATTCCTGTAGACATCCACCCCACGGAAAAAATCCCCGCTTGCACCGTGGTTTTAACGATTTTGCATGCAGGGGGCAAATTTGATAATGATACTTATAAAGTTTCAGGCGGTTTGCATGGTGTGGGCGTTTCGGTTGTGAACGCTTTAAGCAAACGCTTGATTATGACCATTAAAAAAGAGGGTCAAATCTATCGCCAAGAGTTTGAAAAGGGTATCCCCATTAGCGAGCTTGAAATCATTGGCAAGACTAAAAGCGCTAAAGAAAGCGGCACGACTATTGAATTTTTCCCTGATGAAAGCGTGATGGAAGTCGTTGAATTTCAAGCGGGTATTTTGCAAAAACGCTTCAAAGAAATGGCGTATCTTAACGACGGCTTAAAAATTTCTTTCAAAGAAGAAAAAACCCAACTGCAAGAGACTTATTTCTATAAAGACGGCTTGAAACAATTCGTGAAAGACAGCGCTAAAAAAGAATTGCTCACCCCCATTATTGCGTTTAAAAGCATGGATGAAGAAACGCGCACTTCTATAGAAGTCGCTTTGGCGTATGCTGACGATTACAATGAAAACACTTTAAGCTTTGTGAATAACATTAAAACTTCTGAGGGCGGCACGCATGAGGCGGGCTTTAAAATGGGTTTGTCTAAAGCGATTTTGCAATATATTGACAATAACATTAAAACCAAAGAGTCGCGCCCCATCTCTGAAGACATTAAAGAGGGGTTGATCGCTGTTGTGAGCTTGAAAATGAGCGAGCCTTTATTTGAAGGGCAGACTAAATCCAAACTCGGCAGTTCGTATGCGCGCGCACTGGTTTCAAAATTAGTCTATGATAAAATCCATCAGTTTTTAGAAGAAAACCCTAACGAAGCCAAAATCATTGCCAATAAAGCCCTACTAGCCGCAAAAGCCAGAGAAGCCAGCAAGAAAGCCAGAGAGCTTACAAGGAAAAAGGATAATTTGAGTGTCGGCACTTTGCCTGGAAAATTAGCCGATTGCCAGAGCAAAGACCCCTTAGAGAGTGAAATCTTTTTAGTGGAGGGCGATAGCGCAGGCGGGAGCGCTAAACAAGGGCGCGATAGGGTTTTCCAAGCGATTTTGCCCTTAAAGGGTAAGATTTTAAATGTGGAAAAAAGCCATTTGTCAAAGATCCTAAAATCAGAAGAAATTAAAAACATGATCACGGCTTTTGGGTGTGGCATTCAAGAGAGTTTTGATATAGAAAGATTGCGCTATCATAAAATCATTATCATGACCGATGCTGATGTGGATGGGAGCCATATCCAAACCTTGCTGATGACTTTTTTCTATCGTTATTTACGCCCGCTGATTGAACAAGGGCATGTTTATATCGCTCAAGCCCCTCTTTACAAATACAAGAAGGGCAAGACAGAAATTTATCTTAAAGACAGCGTCGCTTTGGATCATTTTTTAATTGAGCATGGCATCAATTCGGTGGATATTGAAGGGATTGGCAAGAACGATTTGATGAATTTGTTAAAAGTGGCACGCCATTACCGCTACACGCTTTTGGAATTAGAAAAACGCTACAATTTGCTAGAAATTTTACGCTTTTTGATTGAAACTAAGGACGCCTTAAGCCTTGATATGAAAGTTTTAGAAAAAAGCATTTTGGAAAAATTAGAGGGCTTGAATTATCAGATCTTACGCTCTTTTGCTACTGAAGAAAGCTTGCATTTGCACACGCAAACCCCTAAAGGCTTGGTGGAATTTAATTTAGATGACAACCTCTTTAAAGAAGTGTTGTTTGAAGAAGCGCATTACACTTACCAAAAGCTTATGGAGTATAATTTAGATTTCTTAGAAGATAAGGATATTTTGGCGTTTTTAGAAGAAGTGGAAAATCACGCTAAAAAGGGAGCGAATATCCAGCGCTATAAGGGATTGGGCGAGATGAACCCTAATGATTTGTGGGAAACGACCATGCATAAAGAAAACCGCAGCTTGATCAAACTCAAAATTGAAGATTTGGAAAAAACCGATGCAGTCTTTTCGCTTTGCATGGGCGATGAAGTAGAGCCTAGGAGAGCTTTTATCCAAGCGCATGCTAAAGACGTGAAACAGTTGGATGTGTAA
- a CDS encoding sodium-dependent transporter has product MGNHFSKLGFVLAALGSAIGLGHIWRFPYMTGVSGGGAFVLLFLFLSLSVGAAMFIAEMLLGQSTQKNVTEAFKELDINPKKRWRYAGLLLISGPLILTFYGTILGWVLYYLVSISFNLPNSIQESEQIFNDTLQSIRLQSIGLFSVLFITGWIVSRGIKEGIEKLNLVLMPLLFATFFGLLFYAMSMDSFSKAFHFMFDFKPKDLTSQVFTYSLGQVFFSLSIGLGINITYAAVTDKTQNLLKSTIWVVLSGILISLVAGLMIFTFVFEYGANVSQGTGLIFTSLPVVFGQMGAIGVLVSILFLLALAFAGITSTVALLEPSVMYLTEKYQYSRFKVTWGLVALIFIVGVVLIFSLHKDYKDYLTFFEKSLFDWLDFASSTIIMPLGGMATFIFMGWVLKKEKLRLLSVHFLGPKLFATWYFLLKYITPLIVFSIWLSKIY; this is encoded by the coding sequence ATGGGTAATCATTTTTCTAAATTAGGATTTGTTTTAGCGGCTTTAGGGAGCGCGATAGGTTTAGGGCATATCTGGCGCTTCCCCTATATGACTGGGGTGAGTGGTGGGGGTGCTTTTGTTTTATTGTTTTTATTTTTATCCTTAAGCGTTGGTGCGGCGATGTTTATCGCTGAAATGCTATTAGGACAAAGCACGCAAAAAAATGTAACAGAAGCTTTTAAAGAGCTTGACATTAACCCTAAAAAACGCTGGAGATACGCAGGGCTTTTGCTTATTTCTGGTCCTTTAATACTGACTTTTTATGGCACCATTTTAGGTTGGGTGCTTTATTATTTGGTGAGTATTAGTTTTAATTTGCCTAACAGTATCCAAGAATCTGAACAAATCTTTAATGATACCTTACAATCCATTAGGTTACAATCCATAGGGCTTTTTAGCGTTTTATTCATAACCGGATGGATTGTTTCTAGAGGGATTAAAGAAGGGATTGAAAAACTCAATCTAGTCTTAATGCCCTTACTCTTTGCCACTTTTTTTGGTTTGCTTTTCTATGCGATGAGCATGGATTCTTTTTCTAAAGCTTTCCATTTCATGTTTGATTTCAAGCCAAAAGATTTGACTTCTCAGGTATTCACTTATTCCTTGGGGCAGGTTTTCTTTTCTTTAAGCATCGGTTTAGGGATCAATATCACTTATGCTGCGGTTACGGATAAAACGCAGAATTTGCTTAAAAGCACTATTTGGGTGGTTTTATCAGGGATTTTAATTTCTCTTGTGGCAGGGCTTATGATTTTTACTTTTGTGTTTGAATATGGGGCTAATGTCTCACAAGGCACAGGGTTAATTTTCACTTCTTTACCGGTGGTTTTTGGTCAAATGGGAGCGATAGGCGTTCTTGTTTCAATTCTTTTCTTGCTCGCACTCGCTTTTGCTGGCATCACTTCTACGGTGGCTTTATTAGAGCCAAGCGTGATGTATCTTACCGAAAAGTATCAATACTCTCGTTTTAAGGTTACTTGGGGTCTTGTAGCGCTAATTTTTATCGTAGGCGTGGTGTTGATTTTCTCGCTCCATAAGGATTATAAAGATTATCTCACTTTCTTTGAAAAAAGTCTTTTTGATTGGTTGGATTTTGCCTCAAGCACCATTATCATGCCTTTAGGCGGGATGGCAACCTTTATTTTTATGGGCTGGGTTTTGAAAAAAGAAAAATTGCGTCTTTTGAGCGTGCACTTTTTAGGCCCTAAATTGTTTGCAACTTGGTATTTCTTGCTTAAATACATCACCCCTTTAATTGTGTTTTCCATTTGGTTGAGCAAGATTTATTAA
- the dnaN gene encoding DNA polymerase III subunit beta translates to MKISVSKNDLENTLRYLQAFLDKKDASSIASHIHLEVIKEKLFLKASDSDIGLKSYISTQSTDKEGVGTINGKKFLDIISCLKDSNIVLETKDDSLVIKQNKSSFKLPMFDADEFPEFPVIDPKVSLEVNAPFLTDAFKKIAPVIEQTSHKRELAGILMQFNQKHQTLSVVGTDTKRLSYTQLEKVSIHSTEEDISCILPKRALLEILKLFYENFSFKSDGMLAVVENETHAFFTKLIDGNYPDYQKILPKEYTSSFTLGKEEFKESIKLCSSLSSTIKLTLEKNNALFESLDSEHSETAKTSIEIEKGLDIEKAFHLGVNAKFFLEALNALGTTQFVLKCNEPSSPFLIQESLDEKQSHLSAKISTLMMPITL, encoded by the coding sequence ATGAAAATCAGTGTTAGTAAAAACGATTTAGAAAATACTTTGCGCTACTTGCAAGCTTTTTTGGATAAAAAGGACGCTTCTTCTATCGCTTCACACATCCATTTAGAAGTCATTAAAGAAAAGCTTTTTTTAAAGGCTAGCGATTCAGATATTGGGCTAAAAAGCTATATTTCTACGCAATCCACCGATAAAGAGGGCGTAGGCACGATCAACGGGAAAAAGTTTTTGGACATTATCTCATGTTTAAAAGACTCTAATATTGTTTTAGAGACTAAAGATGATAGCTTGGTGATCAAACAAAATAAAAGCTCTTTCAAACTCCCCATGTTTGACGCTGATGAGTTCCCTGAATTCCCTGTTATTGATCCCAAAGTGAGTTTAGAAGTCAATGCCCCCTTTTTAACAGATGCGTTTAAAAAGATCGCTCCTGTGATTGAGCAAACCAGCCATAAAAGGGAATTAGCCGGTATTTTAATGCAATTCAATCAAAAACATCAAACCCTTTCAGTAGTAGGCACGGACACCAAACGGCTCTCTTACACGCAGTTAGAAAAAGTTTCTATCCATTCCACTGAAGAAGACATCTCTTGCATTTTACCTAAAAGAGCTTTATTAGAAATCCTTAAGCTTTTTTATGAAAATTTCAGTTTTAAAAGCGATGGCATGTTAGCGGTGGTTGAAAACGAAACGCACGCTTTTTTCACCAAGCTCATTGATGGGAATTACCCTGATTATCAAAAAATCCTCCCTAAAGAATACACTTCTTCTTTCACTTTAGGCAAGGAAGAATTTAAAGAGAGCATTAAATTGTGCAGTTCTTTAAGCTCCACCATTAAACTCACTTTAGAAAAAAACAACGCTTTGTTTGAATCTTTGGATTCTGAGCATAGCGAAACGGCTAAAACCTCTATTGAGATTGAAAAAGGTTTGGATATTGAAAAAGCCTTTCATTTGGGCGTGAACGCGAAATTTTTCCTTGAAGCCTTGAACGCTTTAGGGACAACGCAATTTGTTTTAAAATGCAATGAGCCTTCATCGCCTTTTTTGATCCAAGAGTCTCTTGATGAAAAGCAAAGCCACTTGAGCGCTAAAATTTCCACTTTGATGATGCCAATCACATTATAA
- a CDS encoding HP0495 family protein, which yields MPSDLEKPTIIYPCLWDYRVIMTTNNTSMLKELLETYQRPFKLEFKNTSKNAKFYSFNVSMEVSSEVERNEIFQKISQLEIVAHAL from the coding sequence ATGCCGTCTGATTTAGAAAAACCCACCATTATTTACCCTTGTCTTTGGGATTATAGAGTGATTATGACCACTAACAATACAAGCATGTTAAAAGAGCTTTTAGAAACCTACCAACGCCCCTTTAAATTGGAATTCAAAAACACTTCTAAAAACGCTAAATTTTATAGCTTTAATGTTTCTATGGAAGTTTCAAGCGAAGTAGAACGGAATGAGATTTTTCAAAAAATTTCACAATTAGAGATTGTGGCGCATGCACTTTAG
- the murD gene encoding UDP-N-acetylmuramoyl-L-alanine--D-glutamate ligase, producing the protein MKISLLGHGKTTLALARFFKKNHNEVKFFDDKFTSFFKDREGFLCYPSKDFNPNDSQLEIVSPGISFTHPLVIKAKHLMSEYDYIDSLFDHSFTPTMISISGTNGKTTTTEMLTMLLEDFKAVSGGNIGTPLIELFEKQSPLWVLETSSFSLHYTNKAYPLIYLLINVEADHLTWHCNFENYLNAKLKVLSLMPKTSLAILPLKFKEHPIIQNSQAQKIFFDKSEEVLERLEIPSNALFFKGAFLLDAALALLVYEQFLKIKNLKWQDYRENALKRLNAFKIGSHKMEEFRDKEGRLWVDDSKATNIDATLQALKTFKNQKIHLILGGDIKGVNLTPLFEEFKNYKISLYAIGSSASIIQALALEFNVSCQVCLKLEKAVQEIKSVLLQNEIALLSPSAASLDQFSSYKERGEKFKAFVLKD; encoded by the coding sequence ATGAAAATCTCTTTATTGGGGCATGGCAAAACCACTCTAGCCCTAGCGCGTTTTTTTAAAAAAAACCATAACGAAGTCAAATTTTTTGATGATAAATTCACTTCATTTTTTAAAGATAGAGAGGGTTTTCTTTGCTATCCTAGTAAGGATTTCAACCCTAATGATTCCCAACTAGAGATAGTCAGTCCGGGCATTAGTTTCACGCACCCTTTAGTCATAAAAGCCAAGCATTTAATGAGCGAATACGATTATATTGATAGCTTGTTTGATCATTCTTTCACGCCTACGATGATAAGTATTAGCGGCACTAATGGTAAAACCACCACGACAGAAATGCTCACCATGCTTTTAGAAGATTTTAAGGCTGTGAGTGGGGGGAATATCGGCACGCCCTTGATTGAATTGTTTGAAAAGCAATCGCCCTTGTGGGTGTTAGAAACAAGCTCTTTTTCTTTGCACTACACCAATAAGGCTTACCCTTTAATCTACTTGCTCATCAATGTAGAAGCCGATCATTTGACTTGGCATTGCAATTTTGAAAATTATTTGAACGCTAAACTCAAGGTTTTATCGTTGATGCCTAAAACTTCGCTCGCTATCCTCCCTTTAAAATTCAAAGAACACCCCATTATTCAAAACTCGCAAGCGCAAAAAATCTTTTTTGACAAAAGCGAAGAGGTTTTAGAGCGTTTAGAAATCCCTTCTAACGCTCTTTTTTTTAAGGGAGCGTTTTTATTAGACGCTGCCTTAGCCCTTTTAGTTTATGAGCAATTTTTAAAAATAAAGAATTTAAAATGGCAAGATTATAGAGAAAACGCCCTTAAAAGACTGAACGCTTTTAAAATCGGCTCGCATAAAATGGAAGAATTTAGGGATAAAGAAGGGCGTTTGTGGGTAGATGACAGCAAGGCCACGAACATTGATGCCACCTTACAAGCTCTAAAAACCTTTAAAAACCAAAAAATCCATTTGATTTTAGGGGGCGATATTAAAGGGGTCAATTTAACCCCCCTTTTTGAAGAGTTTAAAAACTATAAAATAAGCCTTTATGCCATAGGATCAAGCGCTTCTATCATCCAAGCCTTAGCGTTAGAATTTAATGTTTCTTGTCAGGTTTGTTTAAAGTTAGAAAAAGCGGTTCAAGAAATTAAAAGCGTTTTATTGCAAAATGAAATCGCTTTGCTTTCGCCTAGTGCGGCCAGTTTGGATCAATTTTCTTCGTATAAAGAAAGGGGTGAAAAATTCAAGGCGTTTGTTTTAAAAGACTAA
- the ybgC gene encoding acyl-CoA thioesterase YbgC, whose amino-acid sequence MRCRVYYEDTDSEGVVYHANYLKYCERARSEFFFKQNVLPENEEGVFVIRSIKADFFTPASLGQVLEIRTQIKELRKVFVVLFQEIYCIQNASLEPMKPFKVFASEIKFGFVNRSTYSPIAIPKLFKELFNAV is encoded by the coding sequence ATGCGCTGTAGGGTATATTACGAAGATACCGACTCTGAAGGCGTGGTCTATCATGCGAATTATTTGAAATATTGCGAAAGGGCTAGGAGCGAGTTTTTTTTTAAACAGAATGTCTTGCCCGAAAATGAAGAAGGCGTGTTTGTTATCCGCTCTATCAAAGCGGATTTTTTCACCCCTGCGAGTTTAGGACAAGTCTTAGAGATAAGAACGCAAATTAAAGAATTAAGAAAGGTTTTTGTGGTGCTTTTTCAAGAAATTTATTGCATCCAAAACGCTTCTTTAGAGCCTATGAAGCCCTTTAAAGTCTTTGCTTCAGAAATCAAGTTTGGCTTTGTCAACCGCTCTACATACAGCCCTATTGCCATTCCTAAATTGTTTAAGGAGCTGTTCAATGCCGTCTGA
- a CDS encoding adenine methyltransferase: MNLGAYYTPPYLVDCAYKLLKKHVGIEKYTLLDTACGNKEFLKLQHPKKIGADIDPKCGALIINALANPKRKNYGISQDEPLIIVGNPPYNDRTSFAKQKLKDKNFHFEIDHHLKSRDLGISFLKSFAILKPAFICVLHPLSYLIKEANFKQLKLFKDHYRLLDALVVSSKSFTKSNEFPIVIALYERGRMDYAEIRRFIFPTDCDTTLCLNDFDYIANYVDKYPNAKKVGACVGYFFPMRDINALKRNKTFLNAPSENAVRISQDKLIYYQYIHYFKEIAPKIPYYFGNLDIIIDHFAFLEIKDAFLKDKRARLEYFKKLFQGHPCEFD, translated from the coding sequence GTGAATTTAGGGGCTTACTACACGCCCCCTTATTTAGTGGATTGCGCTTACAAGCTTTTAAAAAAGCATGTTGGTATTGAAAAATACACGCTTTTAGACACTGCATGTGGTAATAAAGAGTTTTTAAAACTCCAACACCCTAAAAAAATAGGAGCGGATATTGACCCCAAGTGTGGTGCTTTAATAATAAACGCTTTAGCCAATCCTAAAAGAAAAAATTATGGCATTAGCCAAGATGAGCCTTTAATCATCGTGGGCAATCCCCCCTATAACGATAGAACTTCTTTTGCCAAACAAAAATTAAAAGATAAAAACTTTCATTTTGAGATAGACCATCATTTGAAATCCCGAGATTTAGGGATAAGTTTTTTAAAATCTTTTGCAATTTTAAAGCCGGCGTTTATTTGCGTGCTACACCCTTTATCTTATCTCATCAAAGAGGCTAATTTTAAGCAATTAAAACTATTTAAGGATCATTACAGGCTTTTAGACGCTTTGGTTGTTTCTTCTAAATCTTTCACTAAAAGTAACGAATTTCCTATTGTGATAGCTTTATATGAGCGAGGGCGAATGGACTATGCAGAGATTAGGCGTTTTATTTTTCCAACTGATTGCGATACGACGCTATGCTTAAACGATTTTGACTATATAGCCAACTATGTGGATAAATACCCTAACGCTAAAAAGGTTGGTGCATGCGTAGGCTATTTTTTCCCTATGCGAGACATTAACGCTCTCAAACGCAACAAAACTTTTTTAAACGCGCCAAGCGAAAATGCGGTGCGAATCAGTCAAGATAAATTGATTTATTACCAATATATCCATTATTTTAAGGAAATTGCTCCTAAAATCCCTTATTATTTTGGTAATTTGGATATTATCATTGATCATTTCGCTTTTTTAGAAATTAAAGACGCTTTTTTAAAAGATAAACGAGCGCGTTTAGAATATTTTAAAAAATTGTTTCAAGGACACCCTTGTGAGTTTGATTAA
- a CDS encoding phospholipase A encodes MKSIWFFMIFVVCQLEGKKFSQDNFKVDYNYYLRKQDLHTIKTQNDLSNAWYLPPQKAPKEHSWVDFAKKYLNMMDYLGTYFLPFYHSFTPIFQWYHPNINPYQRNEFKFQISFRVPVFRHILWTKGTIYLAYTQTNWFQIYNNPQSAPMRMINFMPELIYVYPINFKPFGGKIGNFSEIWIGWQHISNGVGGAQCYQPFNKEGNPENQFPGGPVIVKDYNGQKDVRWGGCRSVSAGQRPVFRLVWEKGGLKIMVAYWPYVPYDQSNPNLIDYMGYGNAKIDYRRGRHHFELQLYDIFTQYWRYDRWHGAFRLGYTYRINPFVGIYAQWFNGYGDGLYEYDVFSNRIGVGIRLNP; translated from the coding sequence ATGAAAAGCATTTGGTTCTTTATGATTTTTGTAGTTTGTCAGTTAGAAGGCAAAAAATTTTCACAAGATAATTTTAAGGTGGATTATAACTACTATTTGCGCAAACAGGATTTGCACACCATCAAAACGCAAAACGATTTGTCCAATGCCTGGTATCTCCCTCCACAAAAAGCCCCCAAAGAACATTCTTGGGTGGATTTTGCTAAAAAATATTTAAACATGATGGATTATCTAGGCACTTATTTTCTGCCTTTTTATCATAGTTTCACCCCCATTTTTCAATGGTACCACCCCAATATCAACCCCTATCAACGCAATGAGTTTAAGTTCCAAATTAGTTTTAGAGTGCCTGTATTTAGGCATATTCTTTGGACTAAAGGCACGATTTATTTGGCTTATACCCAAACTAACTGGTTTCAAATTTACAATAACCCTCAATCCGCCCCCATGCGAATGATTAATTTCATGCCTGAACTCATTTATGTTTATCCTATTAATTTTAAACCTTTTGGGGGTAAGATAGGGAATTTTTCTGAAATTTGGATAGGTTGGCAGCACATTTCTAATGGCGTGGGAGGTGCGCAATGTTACCAACCTTTTAATAAAGAGGGTAATCCTGAAAACCAATTCCCAGGAGGGCCTGTAATCGTTAAAGATTATAACGGGCAAAAAGACGTGCGCTGGGGGGGGTGTCGCTCGGTGAGCGCGGGGCAACGCCCTGTGTTTCGTTTGGTGTGGGAAAAGGGGGGCCTAAAAATCATGGTCGCTTATTGGCCCTATGTCCCTTATGATCAATCCAACCCTAATTTGATTGATTATATGGGGTATGGTAACGCTAAAATTGATTACAGGAGAGGGCGCCATCATTTTGAATTGCAACTTTATGATATTTTCACGCAATACTGGCGTTATGATCGCTGGCATGGGGCTTTCCGCTTAGGCTATACCTACCGCATTAACCCTTTTGTGGGGATTTATGCGCAATGGTTTAATGGCTATGGCGATGGCTTGTATGAATACGATGTTTTTTCCAATCGTATAGGGGTAGGAATACGCTTAAACCCTTAA